A part of Paenarthrobacter sp. A20 genomic DNA contains:
- a CDS encoding uracil-DNA glycosylase, translating to MQELATESPEEILWNRRYEPHIAEVNELCDSIKEQKPGSEVLYIDPAHSMDDCRIVSLFSNQRTNTGEGFITPGDDEAATRMLGMQWQLGLRPELMIPWNAYPWIEPTEEPGKLTPANITEGLKPLLRLLQLLPRTSALVAHGNEAHRLADQLMKAAPASIARRGFKTFKVRSLGGRSFAGTPARQQEYLDAIHGAYAEAMARTGIPRKA from the coding sequence ATGCAAGAACTGGCGACTGAATCACCCGAAGAAATCCTCTGGAACCGCCGCTACGAACCGCACATCGCCGAGGTCAACGAGCTGTGCGACTCCATCAAGGAGCAGAAGCCGGGCAGCGAGGTCCTTTACATCGACCCCGCCCACAGCATGGATGACTGCCGCATCGTCAGCCTTTTCTCCAATCAGCGCACCAACACCGGCGAGGGCTTCATCACCCCTGGTGACGACGAAGCCGCCACCCGCATGCTCGGCATGCAGTGGCAGCTTGGCCTCCGCCCCGAGCTCATGATTCCGTGGAACGCGTACCCGTGGATCGAACCCACCGAGGAACCGGGCAAGCTCACGCCGGCCAACATCACCGAAGGCCTCAAGCCTTTGCTGCGCCTCCTCCAGCTCCTCCCGCGCACCTCCGCACTGGTGGCGCACGGCAATGAGGCCCACCGCCTCGCCGACCAGCTCATGAAGGCTGCTCCGGCCAGCATCGCCCGCCGCGGCTTCAAGACCTTCAAGGTCCGCTCGCTCGGTGGCCGCTCCTTCGCCGGAACTCCGGCACGCCAGCAGGAATACCTGGATGCCATCCACGGCGCCTACGCCGAGGCCATGGCACGCACGGGCATCCCCCGCAAGGCCTAG
- a CDS encoding SipW-dependent-type signal peptide-containing protein: protein MVAHEVASPETRQRHSKAPKVRAFLAGGLVLGVGAAITLAAWNDSEFAQGTFTAGSFNLEGSTDGTAFGENPVATPATLGFTATPSNLSPGDVVTAPFAVRLDDATTNDATVTVSTEASTGALTGLTYSLTQSTDFGCAEPVDTTLVAAGQVLGTTPGSVTFALTQGAGTNPGDAVNLCFRITADDDLVQSQTGTTTWEFAAQSQ, encoded by the coding sequence ATGGTTGCACATGAAGTAGCTTCACCGGAAACAAGGCAGCGTCACAGCAAGGCACCCAAGGTCCGCGCTTTCCTGGCCGGTGGGCTGGTACTCGGAGTAGGCGCTGCGATTACCTTGGCAGCGTGGAACGACTCCGAATTTGCCCAAGGCACCTTCACCGCTGGTTCGTTCAACCTTGAGGGCAGCACGGACGGCACGGCGTTCGGAGAGAACCCGGTTGCGACACCGGCAACGCTTGGCTTCACTGCCACGCCGTCCAACCTTTCACCGGGGGACGTGGTCACGGCGCCCTTCGCGGTCAGGCTGGATGATGCCACCACCAACGACGCCACCGTCACCGTCTCAACTGAAGCATCAACGGGTGCACTGACCGGTCTCACGTACTCCCTCACGCAATCGACGGATTTTGGGTGCGCCGAACCAGTGGACACCACGTTGGTGGCAGCCGGACAAGTACTGGGGACGACGCCGGGCAGTGTCACCTTTGCGCTGACGCAGGGAGCGGGCACCAATCCGGGCGATGCAGTGAACCTGTGCTTCCGGATCACGGCCGACGATGACCTCGTCCAGTCCCAAACCGGGACCACCACCTGGGAATTCGCCGCGCAATCGCAGTGA
- a CDS encoding SipW-dependent-type signal peptide-containing protein, which translates to MGRRQAKTKHGAVALRIRAILAGALVLGLGSSVTLASWTDSDFAGGSFGASVFQTESNVTKPYSAAGAWNTNDVSPGGTLVFAATAMSPGTVAYAPFAIRTKATSVAGEVVLGVPVVTSSGTGNADLGAALRYRVVRSATCDASSFTGTPTFVVGSDGAKPFTQGQAAGVVNPLAAATATLPGAPTQFCFEVTLPLGANNALQGQTATATWQFTATSSS; encoded by the coding sequence ATGGGTCGTCGACAAGCCAAGACCAAGCACGGTGCGGTTGCCCTGCGCATCCGTGCGATCCTCGCCGGGGCGTTGGTGCTGGGGCTCGGCAGCTCAGTGACCCTGGCGTCCTGGACTGACAGCGACTTTGCCGGTGGCTCCTTCGGGGCGAGCGTTTTCCAAACGGAATCCAATGTCACCAAGCCGTACAGCGCCGCAGGCGCATGGAATACCAATGACGTGTCTCCGGGCGGCACGCTGGTGTTCGCCGCTACTGCGATGAGCCCTGGCACTGTGGCCTATGCACCGTTCGCCATCCGGACCAAAGCCACCTCGGTAGCCGGCGAGGTGGTCCTCGGGGTTCCGGTGGTGACCAGCAGCGGTACCGGAAACGCGGACCTGGGGGCGGCGCTCAGATACCGCGTGGTCCGGTCGGCCACCTGCGACGCGTCGTCGTTTACCGGGACGCCAACGTTCGTGGTGGGCAGCGACGGAGCCAAACCGTTCACGCAAGGGCAGGCGGCCGGCGTCGTAAATCCCCTGGCCGCCGCAACAGCGACGCTTCCCGGGGCTCCGACGCAGTTCTGCTTCGAGGTCACCCTTCCCCTTGGCGCAAACAATGCCCTGCAAGGCCAGACCGCCACCGCAACCTGGCAATTTACTGCCACCTCAAGCTCATGA
- a CDS encoding signal peptidase I: MSRRPFRSRLREVLLNIAAAGGAVCILAVICALLFNITLIMFKTGSMSPGIPAGSLAVVREIPASGINAGDVVTVDRPGKLPITHRVQTVEPADGSARTITMKGDANTEADPAPYVVEKVRLVLWSVPGLAQPLSAAANPVVLGATTIAVSGLVTWVLWPRNPSRRRSGQHVAA; encoded by the coding sequence ATGAGCCGCCGCCCGTTCCGCAGCCGGCTGCGGGAAGTCCTGTTGAACATCGCGGCCGCAGGCGGGGCTGTGTGCATCCTTGCGGTGATCTGCGCACTGCTGTTCAACATCACGCTGATCATGTTCAAGACGGGGTCGATGTCGCCCGGTATCCCGGCGGGTTCGCTCGCCGTGGTCCGTGAAATCCCTGCCAGCGGGATCAACGCAGGCGACGTCGTGACCGTGGACAGGCCGGGGAAGCTGCCCATCACGCACAGGGTCCAAACAGTGGAGCCTGCGGACGGATCTGCGCGAACCATCACCATGAAGGGTGATGCCAACACCGAAGCGGATCCGGCACCCTATGTGGTGGAGAAGGTCCGGCTGGTCCTCTGGTCCGTGCCGGGGCTCGCCCAGCCACTGTCCGCGGCCGCCAATCCGGTGGTTCTTGGCGCCACAACTATTGCTGTCTCCGGGCTGGTGACCTGGGTCCTGTGGCCAAGGAATCCGAGCCGGCGCAGGAGCGGGCAGCATGTGGCGGCGTAG
- a CDS encoding adenylosuccinate synthase, which translates to MPAIVIVGAQWGDEGKGKATDLLGGRVDYVVKPNGGNNAGHTVVVGGEKYELKLLPAGILSPNAIPIIGNGCVVNLEALFQEIDGLEARGADTSRLRVSANAHLVAPYHQVLDKVTERFLGSRAIGTTGRGIGPAYMDKVARLGIRVQDVFDESILRQKVEGSLRQKNELLVKVYNRRDIIADEIVEYFLSFAERLRPLVIDSTLELNNALDEGKVVLMEGGQATFLDVDHGTYPFVTSSNPTAGGASVGSGIGPTRISRSIGIIKAYTTRVGAGPFPTELFDEMGVYLQKTGGEFGVNTGRPRRCGWYDAVLARHASRVNGFTDYFVTKLDVLTGIEQIPVCVAYDVDGVRHDEMPMTQTEFHHAVPIFEYFDGWTEDITGARTLEDLPENARNYVLALEKLSGTRFSAIGVGPDRDQTIVVHDLIND; encoded by the coding sequence ATGCCCGCTATCGTGATCGTCGGAGCCCAGTGGGGCGACGAAGGCAAAGGCAAAGCAACCGATCTGCTCGGTGGCCGCGTTGACTACGTGGTCAAGCCCAATGGCGGTAACAACGCCGGGCACACCGTGGTTGTTGGCGGTGAGAAGTATGAGCTGAAGCTCCTTCCCGCGGGCATCCTGAGCCCCAACGCAATTCCTATTATTGGCAACGGCTGCGTGGTGAACCTCGAGGCCCTGTTCCAGGAAATCGATGGCCTCGAAGCCCGTGGCGCGGATACTTCCCGCCTGCGCGTCTCGGCCAACGCCCACCTGGTTGCCCCGTACCACCAGGTGCTGGACAAGGTCACCGAGCGCTTCCTCGGCAGCCGCGCCATTGGCACCACCGGCCGCGGCATCGGTCCGGCCTACATGGACAAGGTGGCCCGCCTCGGCATCCGCGTCCAGGACGTCTTTGACGAGTCCATCCTCCGCCAGAAGGTGGAAGGTTCGCTGCGCCAGAAGAACGAACTCCTGGTCAAGGTGTACAACCGCCGCGACATCATTGCTGACGAGATCGTGGAGTACTTCCTGTCCTTCGCCGAGCGCCTGCGCCCGTTGGTCATCGACAGCACCCTCGAGCTCAACAACGCACTGGATGAGGGCAAGGTCGTCCTCATGGAAGGTGGCCAGGCCACGTTCCTGGACGTCGACCACGGCACCTACCCGTTCGTCACCTCGTCCAACCCGACTGCAGGCGGCGCCTCCGTTGGTTCGGGCATTGGCCCTACCCGCATCTCGCGCTCCATCGGCATCATCAAGGCGTACACCACGCGTGTTGGCGCCGGACCGTTCCCCACGGAACTGTTCGATGAGATGGGTGTTTACCTGCAGAAGACCGGTGGCGAGTTCGGTGTGAACACCGGCCGTCCCCGCCGCTGCGGTTGGTACGACGCCGTCCTGGCACGCCACGCTTCCCGCGTCAACGGCTTCACGGACTACTTCGTCACCAAGCTGGACGTCCTCACGGGCATCGAGCAGATCCCTGTCTGCGTCGCCTACGACGTCGACGGTGTCCGCCACGACGAGATGCCCATGACGCAGACCGAGTTCCACCACGCTGTCCCGATCTTCGAGTACTTCGACGGTTGGACCGAAGACATCACCGGTGCGCGCACCCTGGAGGACCTCCCGGAGAACGCCCGCAACTACGTGCTGGCCCTCGAAAAGCTCTCCGGAACGCGCTTCTCGGCCATCGGCGTCGGCCCGGACCGCGACCAGACCATCGTTGTTCACGACCTGATCAACGACTAA
- a CDS encoding DUF2306 domain-containing protein: protein MTARTTTSSRGNHQAKWAVPAALIALSLVPVIAGAARLSELTGGAPTPQNARFFGSPIPVITHIVTVTVYSLLGAFQFIPSLRRGKRSWHRMAGRILVPAGLLAALSGLWMSMFYDLPEGDGEALLVLRLIFGSAMVASIILGLFAIRRRDYATHGAWMTRAYAIALGAGTQALVILSWILVAGPTNETTRAILMGASWVINLAVAEYVIRRRARRPGHASRTAGRAVKPETTTAGHLSVP from the coding sequence ATGACAGCACGAACCACCACATCCTCCCGCGGCAACCACCAGGCAAAGTGGGCGGTGCCCGCGGCCTTGATCGCACTCAGCCTCGTCCCGGTCATAGCCGGTGCCGCCCGCCTCTCTGAATTGACGGGCGGCGCACCCACTCCGCAAAACGCCAGGTTCTTCGGTTCGCCCATCCCGGTGATAACCCACATCGTCACCGTGACGGTTTACAGCCTGCTCGGGGCTTTCCAGTTCATCCCTTCGCTTCGGCGCGGCAAGCGGTCATGGCACCGGATGGCCGGACGCATCCTTGTGCCGGCCGGCTTGCTCGCTGCCCTGTCCGGCTTATGGATGTCCATGTTCTACGACCTCCCCGAAGGCGACGGCGAGGCGCTTCTGGTCCTTCGGCTGATCTTTGGTTCGGCCATGGTCGCGAGCATCATCCTGGGACTCTTTGCGATTCGACGCCGGGACTACGCCACCCACGGCGCATGGATGACGCGGGCCTACGCAATCGCCCTGGGGGCCGGAACGCAAGCCCTGGTCATCCTGTCGTGGATACTGGTTGCCGGCCCCACCAACGAGACAACACGGGCAATCCTCATGGGTGCCTCCTGGGTCATCAACCTTGCGGTGGCCGAGTACGTCATCCGCAGGCGCGCCAGAAGGCCCGGCCACGCCTCCCGCACGGCGGGCCGGGCCGTTAAACCGGAAACGACGACGGCGGGCCACCTGTCGGTTCCATAA
- a CDS encoding TetR/AcrR family transcriptional regulator C-terminal domain-containing protein: MTQLAEAARRVPLNRDRVLEAAVALADEVGIESLSMRRLAQELGVVPMALYKHVANKEELLDGMVDTLVSEIDPPVPEAPWKSAVRLRVLSARRALLRHPWARPVIETRTTTTPAVLEYMDGFVGMFLGGGLSVDLTHHVMHALGSRMWGFTQEVFDDSAGRDAGGQQSMPAEVRTAMARQMAESYPNLFRIALAAAHEDESVVGSGCDDQFEFEFALDLLLDGFERLHEQDWTSTIGRADDHSDR; this comes from the coding sequence ATGACCCAGCTGGCGGAAGCAGCCCGACGCGTACCCCTGAACCGCGACCGCGTGCTGGAAGCCGCCGTCGCGCTTGCCGACGAGGTGGGAATTGAGTCACTGAGCATGCGTCGGCTCGCGCAGGAACTCGGCGTTGTTCCAATGGCGCTGTACAAGCACGTCGCCAACAAGGAAGAACTCCTGGACGGCATGGTGGACACCCTCGTCAGCGAAATCGACCCGCCCGTTCCGGAGGCGCCGTGGAAGTCTGCCGTCCGGCTGCGGGTGCTTTCGGCCAGGCGGGCACTCCTGCGGCACCCCTGGGCCCGCCCTGTGATTGAGACCCGCACCACCACCACGCCGGCCGTACTCGAGTACATGGACGGCTTTGTGGGAATGTTCCTTGGGGGAGGGTTATCCGTGGATCTCACGCACCACGTCATGCACGCCTTGGGCAGCCGGATGTGGGGGTTCACCCAAGAGGTCTTCGACGACTCGGCGGGGCGGGATGCCGGCGGGCAGCAAAGCATGCCGGCCGAGGTCCGGACCGCCATGGCGAGGCAGATGGCCGAGAGCTACCCGAATCTCTTTCGGATTGCCTTGGCGGCAGCACATGAGGATGAGTCCGTTGTAGGGTCCGGTTGCGATGACCAGTTCGAGTTCGAGTTTGCCCTCGACCTCCTCCTTGACGGATTTGAGCGGCTCCACGAGCAGGATTGGACGAGCACGATTGGACGGGCAGATGACCACAGTGACCGATGA
- a CDS encoding MFS transporter translates to MTTVTDDGIGFRSRRGPILIALMLSTGLVAIDATIVATAVPSIVDDIGGFSSFPWLFSAYLLAQAVSVPVYAKLSDVLGRKPVILLGIGLFLLGSILCGVAWSMPALIAFRVLQGLGAGAVQPVAITIAGDIYTLAERAKVQGYLASVWAVSSVVGPTLGGVFASLEIWRGIFLINIPLCLLAGWMLIRTFHENVERTKHRIDYLGAGLLTISLSLLILGALQGGQAWPWNSPISITVFAGGAVVLIAFLLVERKASEPVLPPWVVSRRLLATTAMVAFGVGAVMLGLTSYVPTFLEGALSTSPLLAGLALAALTLGWPISASQAGRFYLRIGFKRTAVIGIVITVVGTAVLALTASSPSVLLVAVACFIVGLGLGLVATPSLIAAQTSVEWNERGVVTGTNLFARSIGSSIGVAVFGAVANAIYANGPSGGPDPQTTVHASAAVFMAVLVSAILTVVAVLAMPSEGKVSRTEPAGKASPEPAND, encoded by the coding sequence ATGACCACAGTGACCGATGACGGAATCGGGTTCCGATCCCGTCGTGGACCCATTCTGATTGCTTTGATGCTCTCCACGGGCCTGGTGGCGATCGATGCCACAATTGTTGCCACGGCGGTGCCATCGATCGTTGATGACATCGGCGGGTTCTCCTCGTTCCCGTGGCTCTTTTCCGCATACCTGTTGGCCCAGGCGGTGTCCGTCCCTGTCTACGCCAAACTCTCGGATGTCCTGGGCCGCAAACCGGTCATACTCCTTGGCATCGGCCTTTTCCTGCTCGGATCGATTCTCTGCGGAGTGGCGTGGAGCATGCCGGCGCTCATCGCATTCCGCGTGCTTCAAGGGCTCGGTGCGGGAGCCGTGCAGCCTGTAGCCATCACCATTGCAGGCGACATCTACACGCTTGCGGAGCGGGCGAAGGTGCAGGGCTACCTGGCGAGCGTGTGGGCCGTTTCTTCCGTGGTGGGGCCAACACTGGGTGGCGTGTTCGCGTCGCTGGAAATCTGGCGTGGGATCTTCCTCATCAACATCCCGCTATGCCTCCTGGCGGGTTGGATGCTGATCCGTACTTTCCACGAGAACGTGGAGCGTACCAAGCACCGCATCGACTACCTGGGAGCCGGACTGCTGACGATCTCCCTGAGCCTGCTCATCCTGGGGGCGCTCCAAGGGGGCCAGGCCTGGCCGTGGAACTCACCCATCAGCATCACTGTATTTGCCGGGGGAGCCGTGGTGCTGATCGCGTTCCTCCTGGTGGAGCGGAAGGCGTCGGAGCCGGTCCTGCCGCCCTGGGTCGTCTCGCGCAGGCTGCTGGCGACGACGGCGATGGTCGCTTTCGGGGTCGGCGCGGTGATGCTGGGGCTCACCTCTTACGTGCCCACCTTCCTGGAAGGCGCACTGTCCACGTCACCGCTCCTGGCTGGCCTTGCGTTGGCAGCATTGACGCTGGGCTGGCCCATCAGCGCTTCCCAAGCCGGCCGGTTCTACCTCCGGATCGGGTTCAAGCGGACGGCCGTCATTGGCATCGTGATCACGGTGGTTGGCACCGCCGTCCTGGCCCTCACCGCCTCGTCGCCCAGCGTTCTGCTGGTGGCGGTTGCCTGTTTCATCGTTGGACTCGGGTTGGGCCTGGTGGCAACTCCAAGCCTCATTGCCGCCCAGACCAGCGTCGAATGGAATGAGCGCGGCGTCGTCACCGGGACCAACCTCTTTGCGCGTTCCATCGGCAGCTCCATCGGTGTGGCCGTGTTCGGGGCGGTGGCCAACGCCATTTATGCCAACGGTCCAAGCGGCGGCCCCGATCCTCAAACCACAGTTCACGCATCCGCTGCCGTCTTCATGGCTGTGCTTGTCAGTGCCATCCTCACGGTCGTGGCAGTTCTGGCGATGCCGTCGGAGGGCAAGGTCAGCAGGACGGAACCGGCAGGGAAGGCCAGCCCGGAACCTGCCAACGACTAG
- a CDS encoding SMP-30/gluconolactonase/LRE family protein, translated as MENLITGTLEKLFEGTVWAEGPVWVPASQTVRWSDIPNNRILEFTPATARTREYATAVEYTNGRTLDRDGSVVQCSHGRRRVERDHDGVVTGIVDSFGGHRLNSPNDVVVAGDGTVWFTDPPYGILPGTVEGHEGEQEYGGCYVFRFDPGTEELTPVVTDLVHPNGLAFSPDESLLYVADTAGPGLGVPFRIAVYPVEGGVCGEGRTFVELEDDAASDGFRVDVDGRVWTSAGSSVRVYSPDGGLLTAVDVPERVSNLCFGGADGRDLYITATTSLYRLRTSTQDTVAKR; from the coding sequence ATGGAGAATCTGATCACGGGCACCCTGGAGAAGCTGTTCGAAGGCACTGTGTGGGCGGAGGGGCCAGTCTGGGTTCCTGCGTCGCAGACGGTTCGCTGGAGCGACATCCCCAACAACCGGATTCTCGAGTTCACGCCCGCCACTGCTCGGACGCGTGAGTATGCCACCGCCGTCGAATACACCAACGGGCGTACCCTCGACCGCGACGGCAGCGTGGTGCAGTGCAGCCATGGCCGCAGGCGCGTTGAGCGGGATCACGACGGCGTGGTGACCGGAATCGTCGATTCGTTCGGCGGACATCGGCTCAATTCGCCCAACGACGTCGTGGTGGCCGGCGATGGCACAGTCTGGTTTACGGATCCACCGTACGGAATCCTGCCCGGGACCGTCGAAGGCCACGAGGGCGAGCAGGAATACGGTGGTTGCTACGTCTTCCGCTTCGACCCGGGAACGGAAGAGCTGACGCCGGTGGTGACGGACCTTGTTCACCCCAATGGCCTGGCGTTCTCTCCGGACGAGTCGCTGCTGTACGTCGCTGACACGGCGGGTCCGGGCCTCGGGGTCCCCTTCCGGATCGCTGTTTATCCCGTTGAGGGCGGCGTTTGCGGGGAAGGCCGGACGTTTGTTGAGCTTGAAGATGACGCGGCATCGGACGGATTCCGCGTTGATGTCGACGGTAGGGTGTGGACGTCAGCTGGGTCATCGGTCCGCGTGTATTCGCCCGACGGCGGGTTGCTGACCGCCGTCGACGTTCCGGAAAGAGTCTCCAACCTTTGCTTTGGCGGAGCCGATGGCCGCGACCTGTACATCACCGCCACCACGTCCTTGTACCGACTGCGGACATCGACGCAGGACACGGTCGCGAAGCGTTAG
- a CDS encoding MarR family transcriptional regulator — MRTSRRLRIEATGDVITPGQYTVLAHLNAGSQTLRELAEREHVQAPSMTRIVNALTDQGFAARQPHPGDGRQVHISITPAGQEVLAEARSQRTAWLAQRVAGLSEEDRLTLSRAAHIMQEMSAK, encoded by the coding sequence ATGCGCACTTCGCGCAGGCTCCGGATCGAAGCCACGGGCGATGTCATTACCCCAGGCCAGTACACAGTGCTCGCCCACCTCAACGCCGGTTCGCAGACACTCCGCGAATTGGCCGAACGCGAGCACGTCCAGGCCCCGTCGATGACCCGGATTGTGAACGCCTTGACGGACCAGGGTTTCGCTGCCCGGCAGCCGCATCCCGGAGACGGGCGGCAAGTCCACATCAGCATCACTCCCGCAGGCCAGGAAGTCCTGGCGGAGGCACGCAGCCAGCGGACTGCCTGGCTGGCCCAGCGAGTCGCAGGACTTAGCGAGGAGGACCGACTGACGCTCAGCCGCGCCGCGCACATCATGCAGGAAATGAGCGCCAAGTGA